From Mycobacterium cookii:
TAGAAGAGACGAACATGACGCGGATCGGTCGACGAGCCAACTACCCGCCATTGCTTCTCATCCATGACCCCGACGACCCGGACAGCCCTTACGCTGCCAGTGAGCGACTGGCCACGTTATGGCAAGGCGCACGATTAGTGACCACGCGAGGTCTCGGCCGATTAGCTCATTACCGAATCCTGCGCCACCGCCCCGCTATTCAGGCCGGGGTCGAGTTCATCGGACAACACGCAGCGGGAACGAGATCCACAGAGCAACCCAGCACGACGTAGCACCGGTCGAGCAACTGGACGAAATTTCGTCGGCATCGAATCCGTCGATCGGGGTTCCTTCACGTGGTGGTGAGTGACACGGGCGGTGTAGGAGGTCGGCCTGACAACTTGAACGCGTGATCTGTGGCTCACGCAGTGGACACGGCACTCCGCACTTTCCTACGGTTCAGTCTGTGACCGGCGAGCAATCGGAAGGGGACGACTGGACCGGGCATACCCGCGGATCCGCGGCCTACGGGCGGTTGCTCGCCGCGCTATTCTGCGCCGGCGTCGCAACATTCGCGCAGCTGTACTCGCCCCAGGCCGTGTTGCCGTTGATCTCGACGGGTCTCGGCGTCGGAGCGGCGAAAGCCGCCTTGGTCGTCTCCGCGTCGACAGTGGGCCTGGCGATCGGCGTCATCCCCTGGTCGGCGTTGGCCGACCGCATTGGCCGAGTGAAGGCGATCACCATCTCGGTCAGTGTCGCCACGCTGGTGGGGATGTTGGTGCCGTTCAGCCCGGCGTTCTCGCTACTTCTCGCGGGCCGATTCGTCGAGGGTCTGATGGTCGGCGGTGTGCCGGCCATCGCGGTGGCGTACCTGACCGAAGAGGTCGATCCGGTGCACGCCGCCCGGGCGGCCGGCATCTTCGTCGGTGGAACGACAATCGGCGGACTGCTTGGACGTCTGGTTTCCGGACCCGTTGCCGAGGTCGCCGGCTGGCGTGTCGGTGTCTTCACGGTCGCGGTGATCTGCGGGATGGCGGCGATGGGCTTCGTCAAGCTTGCACCCGATCCGCGCGGATTTGTTCCGGCATCGCGCCTCGACGCCAATCCCGAAGGCAGCCTTGGCCATCGGCTTGTACTCAACATGCGCACACCGCGCCAGTTGGTGCTGTTCGCACAGGGATTCCTCCTGATGGGCGGATTCGTCGCGCTGTACAACTTCTTGGGCTTCCACCTGCTGGGCGCACCCTTCAACCTCGCGCCCTCGGTGGTGAACCTGATATTCGTGGCCTATCTGGCCGGCACCTGGGCATCATCACGGGCGGGCGCCGAGGCCGCCCGGCTCGGCCGCAAGCATGTTCTCTTGGCCGCAGTGGTGGCCATGATGATCGGTGTCGCAATGACTCTCAGCGACAACGTGATCACCGTTCTTGGCGGACTGCTGGTCGCGACGGCCGGTTTCTTTGGCGCACACTCGACCGCGTCCGGCTGGACCGGCCAAACGCCGGTCGGCAAGGCGCAAGCTTCGTCGCTGTACAACCTGTTCTACTACGGCGGTTCGAGCGCTATTGGATGGCTGGGAGGGGTGGCGTTCGACGCCCGCGGCTGGACAGCGGTTGCCGCCATGATCCTGGCGTGCACCGCTGTCGCGGGGGCACTCGCGGCGCTGTTTCTGCACAACGATTAGTTGGTCGCTACGAGTTGCATTCCGTCGCGGCCGATTTCGCCGCAAGTAGCTGTCGAGCCCGCAGGACGACGCGAACAGATTAACGGTGTAGCGCGATGTCATCTTCGGTATGCGGCGACACGAGGGCCACCCGTCACGAGGCACGAGGCGACGACGAGCCACCGAGGGGCACTCCGTGGATAATGGGCCGGACGAGACCGCGTGAGGGGATTGGCAGTTGCGATGACGATCACGACGCTGGGGGTGCCGTCGGTGCCGCATCGGATCGACGGTGCGCCATCGTCGCATGCCCCCGCCACCGGCCCTCTGGTGGACAGCTACGGGCGGATCGCGACCGACCTGCGGGTGTCGCTGACCGACCGCTGCAATCTGCGCTGCACGTATTGCATGCCCGCCGTCGGCCTGCCGTGGTTGGGGGCCGAGCAGCTGCTCCGGACCGACGAGATCGTTAGGCTGCTCGGCATCGCCGTGACGCGGCTGGGCATCACCAAGGTGCGCTTCACCGGCGGAGAACCGTTGCTGGCCAAGCACTTAGAGGACGTGGTGGCATTTACTGCGACGCTGCAGCCGCGACCCGAAATCACGCTGACCACCAACGGCGTTCTGTTGGCCGAACGTGCGGCGTCCCTGGCGCGGGCCGGGTTGAATCGGGTGAACGTGTCGCTGGACAGCGTCGACGAAACGAGTTTCGCGGCGATCAGCCGCCGCCACCGGCTGGCCGACGTGCTGTCCGGCTTGGAGGCCGCCGACAGGGCGGGTCTGCGGCCGGTGAAGGTGAATGCCGTGCTGGACCCGCGTACCGGCCTGGACGACGTGGTTCCGCTAATGCGCTACTGCCTGCGCCACGACTTCCAGCTGCGCATCATCGAGCAGATGCCGCTGGATGCCGGTCACCAATGGCGGCGTGCGGACGCGGTGACGGCAGGCGACGTGCTGGCCCAGTTGCGCCGTCACGGCTTCGCGCTGGAGCCTGATCCCGTGGCGCGCGGCGCGTCACCGGCTGAGCTGTGGCGCATCACCGACACCGCGACGGGCTCGACGGGGATGGTGGGTCTCATCGCGTCGGTGTCGCACCCGTTCTGCTCGACCTGTAATCGTGTCCGGCTGACCGCCGATGGGCAGCTGCGCAGCTGTTTGTTCGCCAACGAGGAGACCGATCTTCGGGGACTGTTGCGCGGCGACGCGAACGACGCCGCAGTCGAGGCCGCCTGGCGGACAGCGATGTGGGGGAAGCCGGCGGGCCACGGCATCAACGACCCGGACTTCGTCCAGCCGCGTCGCCCGATGAGCGCGATCGGCGGTTGACGTGACGAGCGAAATCGGCATCACGGTCAGGTATTTCGCGGCAGCACGCGCTGCCGTAGGATCCGACTCCGAGCAGCTGACCATGCGGTCGGGCGCCACGGTCGACGATCTTGTGACCGGGTTGGGTGACCGCGACGGGGATTTGGCACGGGTGCTTTCGCAGTGCTCGTTCCTGCTGGACGGGATAGCGGTTCTGGACCGCGGCCAATCGCTGACGGCCGGCGACACCGTCGACGTCCTCCCCCCGTTTGCCGGCGGCTAGGTCAAGCGCAGTTGACCCACTCGTCGGTGCCGTCGGCGAAGAACTGCCGCTTCCACACCGGCAGCCGTGCCTTGATCGCGTCGACCAGGTCCGCGCAGGTGGAGAACGCCGCTTGGCGATGGTCGGCGGCGACCGCAACCACCAGCGCGGCCTCGCCGATCTCCAGCACACCGACCCGGTGACTCGCAGCAACCGCACGCACCCCGGCGGATTGTCCGGCGACCTCGGCCACCACCGCGGCAAGAACGTCGGGCGCCGACGGGTGGGCCGAGTATTCCAGCCGGAGCACCTCGCGTCCGTGGTCGTGGTCGCGGATCATCCCGACAAACCCGACCACGGCCCCCGCGGCCGGATGGCTCACCAGGTCTTGGTGCTCGGCGAGCACAATCGGTTGATCCGTCAGCACGGCACGCACTACCAGCGTCATCGCCACCCACTATATTGACGAACACCATGCGGTCTGTTGAGGAACATCAACGCATTGTCGCCGAGCTGATC
This genomic window contains:
- the moaA gene encoding GTP 3',8-cyclase MoaA, encoding MTITTLGVPSVPHRIDGAPSSHAPATGPLVDSYGRIATDLRVSLTDRCNLRCTYCMPAVGLPWLGAEQLLRTDEIVRLLGIAVTRLGITKVRFTGGEPLLAKHLEDVVAFTATLQPRPEITLTTNGVLLAERAASLARAGLNRVNVSLDSVDETSFAAISRRHRLADVLSGLEAADRAGLRPVKVNAVLDPRTGLDDVVPLMRYCLRHDFQLRIIEQMPLDAGHQWRRADAVTAGDVLAQLRRHGFALEPDPVARGASPAELWRITDTATGSTGMVGLIASVSHPFCSTCNRVRLTADGQLRSCLFANEETDLRGLLRGDANDAAVEAAWRTAMWGKPAGHGINDPDFVQPRRPMSAIGG
- a CDS encoding molybdenum cofactor biosynthesis protein MoaE encodes the protein MTLVVRAVLTDQPIVLAEHQDLVSHPAAGAVVGFVGMIRDHDHGREVLRLEYSAHPSAPDVLAAVVAEVAGQSAGVRAVAASHRVGVLEIGEAALVVAVAADHRQAAFSTCADLVDAIKARLPVWKRQFFADGTDEWVNCA
- a CDS encoding MFS transporter — its product is MTGEQSEGDDWTGHTRGSAAYGRLLAALFCAGVATFAQLYSPQAVLPLISTGLGVGAAKAALVVSASTVGLAIGVIPWSALADRIGRVKAITISVSVATLVGMLVPFSPAFSLLLAGRFVEGLMVGGVPAIAVAYLTEEVDPVHAARAAGIFVGGTTIGGLLGRLVSGPVAEVAGWRVGVFTVAVICGMAAMGFVKLAPDPRGFVPASRLDANPEGSLGHRLVLNMRTPRQLVLFAQGFLLMGGFVALYNFLGFHLLGAPFNLAPSVVNLIFVAYLAGTWASSRAGAEAARLGRKHVLLAAVVAMMIGVAMTLSDNVITVLGGLLVATAGFFGAHSTASGWTGQTPVGKAQASSLYNLFYYGGSSAIGWLGGVAFDARGWTAVAAMILACTAVAGALAALFLHND
- a CDS encoding MoaD/ThiS family protein — its product is MTSEIGITVRYFAAARAAVGSDSEQLTMRSGATVDDLVTGLGDRDGDLARVLSQCSFLLDGIAVLDRGQSLTAGDTVDVLPPFAGG